In the genome of Deinococcus deserti VCD115, one region contains:
- the trmFO gene encoding methylenetetrahydrofolate--tRNA-(uracil(54)-C(5))-methyltransferase (FADH(2)-oxidizing) TrmFO: protein MPCGCCCTRGFRGLRPALVGPRNAETTNRETAFAYTGCLMSGTDAAITVIGAGLAGSEAALAAARLGVRVRLHEMRPTRMTPAHRSANFAELVCSNSLGGEGEKQSKGLLQAELRSVGGAVVTAADASRLPAGNALAVERDEFSARVTRTIREHPLIEVIEGEVAAVPAGIAVIASGPLTSDALAADVARLTGSDRLSFYDAAAPVIDASTINMDVAWRAGRYDQSADYLNCPFTKEEYLAFFEALEQARSHTPHDWEKLEFFEGCMPIEEIARRGVDTPRFGPMSPKGLDNPRTGRWPYAVAQLRQEDREGRLWSLVGFQTGLKWGDQKAVVSLIPGLENAEIVRYGVMHRNTYLNAPEVLNATLQLRADPTKLVAGVLAGTEGYLESAGTGWLAGTNAARLALGLAPLIPPAESMLGGLTRYLASANPKGFQPMNVNWALVPELPVPEGKRKWGKHEKRPILFRRGLDAFMTWARDEAGLQVTPPPVPAAEPEAVTCAR from the coding sequence ATGCCGTGCGGGTGCTGCTGTACGAGGGGCTTTCGCGGGTTAAGGCCAGCCTTGGTGGGACCCCGGAACGCTGAGACCACAAACCGGGAGACGGCCTTCGCCTACACTGGCTGTCTGATGAGTGGGACGGACGCAGCAATTACGGTAATCGGAGCGGGGCTGGCAGGGTCGGAGGCGGCGCTGGCGGCCGCCAGATTGGGCGTCCGGGTCCGCCTGCACGAGATGCGCCCCACGCGCATGACCCCGGCGCACCGCAGCGCCAACTTTGCGGAGCTGGTGTGCAGCAACTCGCTGGGCGGTGAAGGGGAAAAGCAGAGTAAGGGCCTGCTCCAGGCTGAACTGCGCAGCGTGGGTGGCGCGGTGGTCACGGCCGCCGACGCCTCACGCCTGCCGGCAGGCAACGCGCTTGCCGTGGAACGCGACGAGTTCAGCGCCCGGGTGACCCGCACCATTCGCGAGCACCCCCTGATCGAAGTGATTGAAGGCGAGGTCGCAGCTGTTCCCGCAGGCATCGCCGTGATCGCCTCAGGACCACTGACCTCCGACGCTCTGGCGGCCGACGTTGCGCGGCTGACCGGCAGTGACCGCCTGAGCTTTTACGACGCTGCTGCCCCTGTGATCGACGCCTCGACCATCAACATGGACGTTGCCTGGCGTGCCGGACGCTACGACCAGAGCGCTGATTACCTCAACTGCCCATTTACGAAAGAGGAGTATCTGGCGTTTTTTGAGGCGCTGGAACAGGCCCGCTCGCATACCCCACACGACTGGGAAAAGCTGGAATTCTTCGAGGGGTGCATGCCTATTGAAGAGATTGCCCGGCGGGGCGTAGACACGCCGCGCTTCGGACCCATGTCGCCCAAGGGCCTGGACAACCCACGCACCGGGCGCTGGCCGTACGCAGTCGCCCAGTTGCGCCAGGAGGACAGGGAAGGGCGTCTGTGGTCGTTGGTCGGCTTCCAGACGGGCCTGAAATGGGGTGACCAGAAAGCTGTCGTGAGCCTCATCCCAGGGCTGGAGAACGCCGAGATCGTCCGCTACGGCGTGATGCACCGCAACACCTACCTCAATGCTCCTGAAGTCCTGAACGCGACCCTTCAGCTGCGTGCTGACCCCACCAAGCTGGTGGCGGGCGTTCTGGCCGGCACTGAGGGTTACCTGGAAAGCGCGGGGACCGGCTGGCTGGCCGGCACCAACGCGGCCCGGCTGGCGCTGGGTCTGGCGCCGCTGATCCCACCGGCTGAGAGCATGCTGGGCGGCCTGACCCGCTACCTGGCCAGCGCCAATCCCAAGGGCTTCCAGCCCATGAACGTCAACTGGGCACTGGTGCCCGAACTGCCCGTTCCGGAAGGGAAACGCAAATGGGGCAAGCATGAAAAGCGTCCCATCCTGTTCCGCCGTGGCCTGGACGCCTTCATGACCTGGGCACGCGACGAGGCCGGGTTGCAGGTGACCCCGCCCCCGGTGCCAGCCGCCGAGCCGGAAGCCGTGACCTGCGCCCGCTGA
- the murD gene encoding UDP-N-acetylmuramoyl-L-alanine--D-glutamate ligase: protein MLIYGLGRSGRGVMRFLAREGVSAEWVDARPTSDDEALAAELGFGRGDVSRTYQTVVAAPGVPIDHPDLLTLRAKGAEVIGEVVLAARSRPHLPMVGVTGTAGKGSTTVLIAQLLRECGLNAQEGGNIDPPLLDVVDHAEVAVVELSSFQLERVPGLRLPVAVITNLGVDHLDRHRTVEAYHDAKRHITAGQQPEDVLVLPAGMELPTRAEVRSFTAGHLGLRSGAEVLPISELPEGIHPANAAAALLATEALLDHLGRQVDVSVLAAGLRRARPVGGRFETVARLGEVRFIEDSIATRTLAVQAALERAQPPIAWLVGGRDKGAELEPLRAAAAGRVTRVIAFGEDGEALARGLGLPYDTVVGHDGDDVMLRAAQAGLQALNGEGTVLLAPIGTSFDLFRDYKARGESFARAARQLVQQNHEVKA, encoded by the coding sequence ATGTTGATCTACGGTCTGGGACGCAGTGGACGGGGTGTGATGCGCTTCCTGGCGCGCGAGGGGGTCAGTGCCGAATGGGTGGATGCCCGCCCTACCTCCGACGATGAAGCGCTGGCGGCGGAACTGGGGTTCGGGCGTGGTGACGTGAGCCGCACCTACCAGACGGTGGTGGCTGCCCCCGGTGTGCCCATAGATCATCCGGACCTGCTGACCTTGCGGGCCAAGGGCGCCGAGGTGATCGGCGAGGTGGTGCTGGCAGCCCGTTCCCGCCCGCACCTGCCGATGGTTGGGGTCACCGGCACAGCCGGCAAAGGCAGCACCACCGTCCTGATTGCCCAGTTGCTGCGCGAATGCGGGTTGAATGCCCAGGAGGGCGGCAACATCGACCCGCCCCTGCTGGACGTGGTGGATCACGCTGAGGTCGCTGTGGTGGAACTGTCGAGCTTCCAGCTGGAGCGTGTTCCTGGACTGCGCCTGCCGGTCGCCGTGATCACGAACCTGGGCGTGGACCACCTGGACCGGCACCGGACCGTCGAGGCTTATCATGATGCCAAACGGCACATCACGGCCGGGCAGCAGCCTGAAGATGTGCTGGTGCTTCCAGCAGGCATGGAACTGCCCACCCGGGCGGAGGTCCGCAGCTTTACCGCGGGTCACCTGGGCCTGCGCAGCGGAGCAGAGGTGCTGCCCATCAGTGAGCTGCCCGAAGGGATCCACCCGGCAAACGCCGCCGCCGCACTGCTGGCGACCGAGGCCCTTCTGGACCACCTGGGGCGCCAGGTGGATGTCAGCGTGCTGGCCGCAGGACTGCGCCGCGCCCGTCCGGTCGGCGGTCGCTTTGAAACGGTGGCCCGGTTGGGAGAAGTCCGCTTTATTGAAGACAGCATCGCCACGCGCACGCTCGCTGTACAGGCCGCGCTCGAACGTGCCCAGCCGCCGATTGCCTGGCTGGTCGGCGGGCGTGACAAGGGCGCTGAACTTGAACCCCTGCGTGCCGCTGCGGCCGGCCGGGTGACCCGCGTGATTGCCTTTGGTGAGGACGGCGAGGCGCTGGCCCGGGGCCTGGGCCTGCCCTACGACACGGTGGTGGGTCATGACGGCGACGATGTGATGCTTCGTGCGGCGCAGGCAGGCTTGCAGGCCCTGAACGGTGAAGGAACGGTGCTGCTGGCTCCTATCGGCACCAGCTTCGACCTGTTCCGCGATTACAAGGCGCGGGGTGAGAGTTTTGCCCGCGCGGCTCGCCAGCTGGTCCAGCAGAACCATGAGGTCAAGGCGTGA
- a CDS encoding FtsW/RodA/SpoVE family cell cycle protein — translation MSIQLVLAQLILLALGLLAVSTVRPDLIVDHGIKALLGLMLTFAVARLRPRAFLRMATPVWLVTLVLLALVLFIGVGTETSSGTKRWLDFGPVRFQPSELAKLGLVLQLASFFSRRGVEHKLISATGMIVVTTALVILEPDLGTSVLTFGLGIILMYAAGVRISNIAGFMLALGLVSIPFVGVYLNKNQYIRERIAGHQNRDAELSVGLDQIGFAHRDLNNGGLWGLGPDGPRYWYFAAHTDMIVASVGFTSGLLGVAMLLFAYWLIVSTALQVSQLAARVRPMTPEIHGASTMATGAMFMIVGQAFVNLAVAAGMFPVTGVPLPLVSYGFSSLLTMSLALAVIHSAMREVRAHLPAEHFDELPIGNTEPSASD, via the coding sequence GTGAGCATTCAACTGGTGCTGGCACAGCTGATTCTGCTGGCCCTGGGTCTGCTGGCAGTGTCCACGGTGCGTCCGGACCTGATTGTCGACCACGGCATCAAGGCGCTGCTGGGCCTGATGCTCACCTTTGCAGTGGCCCGGCTGCGGCCCCGAGCCTTTCTCAGGATGGCCACTCCAGTGTGGCTGGTCACGCTGGTTCTGCTGGCGCTGGTTCTGTTTATTGGCGTAGGCACCGAAACCAGCAGCGGCACCAAACGCTGGCTGGACTTTGGCCCGGTGCGCTTTCAGCCCAGTGAGCTGGCCAAGCTGGGGCTGGTGCTGCAACTGGCCTCGTTCTTCTCCCGGCGGGGCGTAGAACACAAGCTGATCAGCGCCACCGGCATGATTGTCGTCACCACCGCGCTGGTGATTCTTGAACCTGACCTGGGCACCAGCGTCCTGACCTTTGGCCTGGGGATCATCCTGATGTACGCCGCCGGAGTCCGGATCAGTAACATCGCCGGGTTCATGCTGGCGCTGGGGCTGGTGTCTATTCCGTTCGTGGGGGTTTACCTCAACAAGAACCAGTACATCCGTGAGCGCATCGCCGGCCACCAGAACCGTGACGCTGAACTGAGTGTGGGTCTCGACCAGATTGGCTTCGCACACCGCGACCTGAACAATGGTGGCCTGTGGGGCCTGGGCCCGGATGGACCGCGCTACTGGTACTTCGCTGCCCACACGGACATGATCGTGGCCAGCGTGGGCTTTACCAGCGGGCTGCTGGGCGTGGCCATGCTGCTGTTTGCCTACTGGCTGATCGTCTCGACAGCCCTGCAGGTCAGTCAGCTGGCTGCCCGGGTGCGCCCCATGACCCCCGAGATTCATGGGGCCAGCACCATGGCCACCGGCGCCATGTTCATGATCGTGGGGCAGGCCTTCGTGAACCTGGCGGTGGCGGCCGGCATGTTCCCCGTGACCGGCGTACCGTTGCCGCTGGTCAGCTACGGCTTTTCCAGCCTCCTCACCATGAGTCTGGCCCTGGCAGTTATTCACAGTGCCATGCGCGAGGTACGGGCGCATCTGCCGGCCGAGCATTTCGACGAGCTGCCTATCGGGAACACCGAACCCAGCGCCAGCGATTGA
- the ychF gene encoding redox-regulated ATPase YchF has product MGLGIGIVGLPNVGKSTLFNAITRAGALAANYPFATIEPNVGRVMVPDERLSALSKVFTKGERVPPIIPTFVEFVDIAGLVKGASQGEGLGNQFLANIREVDAIAHVVRCFEDGNVVHVAGKVDPLDDIETINTELILADLSGLEKRLQNLQKKAKGNDKEAREQAELAEQIIAVLGEGKPARAGQYDAPIPKEFGLITTKPVIYVANVGENDLTEDNEYVRLVRDYAAREGAQVVKISAQIEGELAEMPEDEAREFLADLGVQESGLDQLVKVGYETLGLITFITSGEKEVRAWTIRRGEKAPEAAGEIHSDLERGFIRAEVIEWDKMVEAGGWAPAKAKGWVRTEGKEYVMKDGDIMNVLHNM; this is encoded by the coding sequence ATGGGACTTGGAATTGGAATCGTCGGACTGCCGAACGTCGGAAAAAGCACGCTGTTTAACGCCATCACTCGGGCCGGGGCACTGGCCGCCAACTACCCGTTTGCAACCATTGAACCCAACGTGGGCCGGGTCATGGTGCCGGACGAGCGTCTCAGCGCCCTGAGCAAGGTCTTCACCAAAGGCGAGCGTGTGCCGCCGATTATCCCGACTTTCGTGGAATTCGTGGATATCGCCGGTCTGGTGAAGGGTGCCAGCCAGGGCGAAGGACTGGGCAACCAGTTCCTGGCCAACATCCGCGAGGTAGATGCCATCGCGCACGTGGTCCGCTGCTTTGAGGACGGCAATGTCGTGCACGTGGCCGGCAAGGTCGATCCGCTGGACGATATCGAGACCATCAACACCGAGCTGATCCTGGCCGACCTGTCGGGTCTGGAAAAACGGCTGCAGAACCTACAGAAAAAAGCCAAGGGCAACGACAAAGAAGCCCGCGAGCAGGCTGAACTGGCCGAGCAGATCATTGCCGTACTGGGCGAGGGCAAACCCGCCCGGGCTGGACAGTACGACGCGCCTATTCCCAAGGAATTTGGCCTGATCACCACCAAGCCGGTCATCTACGTGGCCAACGTGGGCGAGAACGACCTGACCGAGGACAATGAATATGTCCGTCTGGTGCGGGACTACGCGGCCAGGGAAGGCGCGCAGGTCGTGAAGATCAGCGCTCAGATCGAAGGCGAGCTGGCCGAGATGCCAGAAGACGAGGCCCGCGAGTTCCTGGCGGACCTGGGCGTGCAGGAAAGCGGCCTGGATCAGCTGGTCAAAGTGGGCTACGAGACACTGGGCCTGATTACCTTTATTACCAGCGGCGAGAAGGAAGTGCGCGCCTGGACCATCCGGCGCGGCGAGAAGGCCCCTGAAGCAGCCGGCGAGATCCACAGCGACCTGGAACGCGGCTTTATCCGCGCCGAAGTGATCGAGTGGGACAAGATGGTCGAGGCCGGAGGCTGGGCCCCCGCCAAGGCCAAGGGCTGGGTCCGCACCGAAGGCAAGGAGTACGTCATGAAAGACGGCGACATCATGAACGTACTGCACAACATGTGA